The window CTTTGCCCTGGCATTGAGATTGTATGACCCAAATTCAATTTTAGCCATGTGTTTGACTTGTGTTCCTTGCTCTCTATAACTCGTGGAGCAAATCATAAGTACGTTTTCAGCTACCATCACAGCAGGTGGCCATCCTATGAATGGACTCCACCGCCAGGGGCAGTCTAGCACAACTCAGGCGAGGTGCTGTTCCATAATCAAGGCAATGCAATTTCAATGTCTGCCTCTCGTGTTTCACTTTAGCCACGAAACGAAAACGTTTCACACAAATCACTAGAGACAAGGGAGGGGATTCCCAGGCAGCATCCAAGGGCTGCAATGCCAAACGCCAACTCCAACTAAATCTGTGTCGGAATCTTTGCCTCTGGCTACATTTGGCTATCAAAGGAAACTCACATGCGACACGAAATTAAAAAGACAATGCCACTTGGCCAAGGATGCTGAAGGAATCTCATTAGGTAAATGTCTTTTTCTGACTAAGCAGAACTTGATGTGGGTAAAGACCAAGGTTTGCCCACTAAGAACAcgactacaaaaaaaaaaaaaaaactgttacTGAAACTGACTTGGGTTCATATATGGAATGTTTACCTATTGCAGTTGATGAGATTTAAATATTCTATTCttggaaatttttttcaaaaaaaaaaaagggggcattaaaggaaataggtttaTCTGCAttagacgacgacgacgtaaaattttcaaagtaaaaatataaaaatgctgAGGTTAAACTTTAAAAGCATAGACTAACACAGTATTTTTGTATGCAtttttatagaaaatttatagaaaaatcgTTATAAAATTTCTGACAAGTGGATTTTCACAAAACTTTatctttaaatataattttgataAATAGGTTAATCTTATTGTTGAATGTATTGATTGTATTGTCGATTGTATTGTCGATTGTATTGTTGATTCTATTGTTGGTTCGTTGATGTCGtcaaataattattgaaattataaTCAGGTTTTACACTCTATTTAGTAACGAGGACTGTGAAATGGCGGAAATATGCAATAGGCTGGAAGTGTTCAatgtttgcaaaaagtttaaaaCTCTTCGGATGTCTTGTAACTCAAAAATTGGGTACAAGTAATGgttgattttaaaatttttttcatgCGCAGCATTTCTTAAAACTTCTTTATATGTTTCAAAAATCGAATTCTTGGTAAGctttttgcatacttttctgAGCAAATTTCCCTCGCCTAGATCCGCCAATGCTAGTGAGAAGCTTAAGCTACAAAATTATTACctttactttaaatttatattgataTTTTCGGAATTAAAAGTACGATGGACTTGAAATGTCAGGTTTTggccaaattttttatgtttatcaTGTTTGTGTAGATTATCAGGCTTTTCTTGAATGTTTACTAGCcacattttaattattattattatttagtataggatatagttgtaaactattaACCTAACTACTTTTTATAAACTAGTGCTATCTTCTTAGATGATAACTTGCTTAAGATTCGAAACCAGATCCCAGATTCTATTAGAACGATTCTAGGAACTTTAAAACAACCCTAATAATGAAAATTTCCTTTTAGTAGAAATTCcagaatataaatattataaaataacaacaatttaaaataaaataaagttacTTAAATGTTTCCATCAATTTTAAGAGTTGAAAAACTGTTGAAAAACTCAATTGTTGAGTGTTCGATGTTGGTAATATATTTAGAAATGTTTaaagttaaatgaaaatttttacattttatgaCAAACACTTTTTTGTTGAATGTTTCTGATAAGATAAATTATTTTCtatgaaaaaaatgaaaaccaaatCGATCACTCAGTTAAACACAATTGCTATTTAAAGTTTGTATTTGGCAAATGTTCTGCAAGTCACTAAATTATTTGGCCTTTAGCTAAATcttgtttaaacattttagaCAAAATCCTagatatatttttcaattaatcgTCTGCCAGTCGGTTGCCTCAGGCAAGCATAAAATGCGACTGAGTGCAACACGCGACAACTAAACGATGTGAGTCAGGCGGGGATGAAGTAAGCCCTGAAATGCATTCAGTGGAAAGCAGAAAAAATGAtggggaaaaataaaaatggagaTTCCTGGGATATGTAGCGGCGGCGCCTGTGTCCCATTTGCAGCCAAGTGTAAAGAAGCTTAAACCAAGTGGGTGAATTGCTGAAAATGAAATGCCAAAAATGAACGAGTTGTTGCTCACTGACCGAACAATTGATGGTTTGTGTTTCATTTGGACGAGCAAATATTGCCAAATATGATGaatattatttgtatttttatttttggataaTTTTGCATTTCATTGTAAGCCTTTAAGCCATATCGGTTGCGGAATAGAGCCTAACAGCCGTACAAGCAAAcagaaataaatcaaaatttatgtGTTTAGTAACATACACTTGGATGAGTTTTTTGGTTTCGCCACGGGGCGTATACATATTTGAACTACCTACGAATTggtaaatatatacatttagtTATATATTTACGGACTAAACTCATCTCTGTGCTCATAAATCAAATGCACCCAAATGATTGATAAAACGCTTGGTTAGACAGACGAAGAGAAAGCTCAGAACTAGCACATAACATGAATTGTCACTAATAACTGtcccaaaagaagaaaacagaaaaaaaaaaccagtcAGTAATCATACGCACTGTGGTACGTCAGCAGTAGCAACcaactggcaactggcaaTTGCCCAACGTTGCGTAAAATCCGTTGATTACTTTATTTGTACAAAAGTGTGTGACGCTCTTTGTCTCACCCACAtcacttgtttgttttttgccaGTTCAAGTCGAGTGCGGTCAGCACTCAGCGATAAGCGGATACTGGGTCCTTTTTTCAACCACTtcactcctcctcctcctcctcctcctcatcctGCTTCTGCTCATCAAACAACCTGTGGCTCTTTTGACCACATTCTCGAGAAACTCTTTTACGTTGGTGTAATAAAACGCAATCACACATTGATCTCATTGCCAATTGAAGtagcatttttatttgattttttatttcaaattttgctTTCAAGCTAGCAAGGACTTaggtacacatacatattctAAGCATAAGGATTGGCTAAAAGCTGCACGTGCTTTTATCTATAATAGAATTGGTTCTTTTTTCCTCTCTCACTCCCTTTTTCTCTGTTTTGATATGTTTCCACAAATTCTTTggattttttatattaaaccTTAACCGTTTAAGCATAATCACATTTCGTGTGCcaagccaaaacaaaaaaaaaaattcattgcaTGAGCAGGGGCAAAAAgtatttggaatttttaatggattttaaagttgaaaatttatttcagtTAATGCTAcaataaatgattttttatatttaaaatgaaaacattttattgTTAGTCTATTAAGATGGTCTGCTTCATCTTGAATCTAAGATAATTCATAGAGAATTTTAAATGGCTCAAAATACCAAAGTGGCCAAAGTTCAAGTATTTCAGATACCGAAGGGAGACTGGGAATATTTGATaaatataatttgattttaagttAATTTAACCATGATTTCCTTGAACGCCAATTATTGAAAACATGGCGTATACGTGATAGAAATCTGCATATACAACAAGAGCAACGAAATTCGAAACAATGTTCAAAATAAATAGGTATAAGAAGCTGCAATAATTTGAATCAAAGAATGAGTTAATTTAAGACTTAGTCGCACAATATTCAAaggaaataataataaagtgaATGAATGTTAAGAAGATtttataccaaaaaaattttaaaagaaagaaagactTACATATTTGCCATGTCTTCGTTGTTCAAAATATTATACTCATCTGTACAGATGAATGAGAAAATATATTAACTGTCAATCACTCTAAGTGAGTACAGTAAAAATGTTGTACTCGGTTTTTCTAGCTACTTGAATACAGTATTTTTAACACTATAACACTTAACTACTGTACAGTACTATAGTGTTGGAAGTGAATACATTCATGCAGACCTATATTAcatacaaatgttttaaagGGAAGAGTTTtccaaaaaatatgaaaatattagCACCAAATTCTTGATATAGAATATACcctttatattaatttataattaccATAAACCAAAAATTCGTCTCGAACTGTTGAAACGAGAACCAATATTTGTGGATTGATTCATATGACTAAaacttgaatatttttttaaatgctcCTCCATAAAAGTGAATCAAATATTATTGCATAAAGTTTATATTTTAACCGCCCCTTCTATTTTTGAACTTGATGCAGTACTTCAACTTCGGACATTACgtatttaaaactttaaaaatacaCTTTCTAATAAGGAAGTCATCAACGTTGTTTAGAAACAACTACCTAATCATGTTGTCtatgtttttaaaaaatatgctAACTACTTCCAACAAGAAATTCACAATGATGACAAGTTAATGTCATGACTAATAATAATCCTACGATATATTGATCCTTACATATGTTTTCTCTCGAAGTCaaagtaatttttattttaatttaagttaCATTAAACTTGTCTCTGACTTGTTTTCGGGCAATCTATTTACTCTAAACTTGAAGATCATCTTCTGGAACATTTAGTTCTTCCAGAGTGTCGAATTGCATAGTCaacaaattaagcaaaacTTTCCAAAATTGCTAACTAATCACTTGACTTTGGGATTTGAGCCTAATCAGCTTAATCAGGCGTTCAATAGTTTGAATTTTTCCCACTCATTTGACGATTTCTTCCAGTGTTGTACCCGGAAATGTTTTGACAATGTCTAGTCCTATCTATATACTTTCATAACTATGTTTTCGAATAATTTGTCTGAAATATCTAAAGCACTGGTATTACATTGTAAAATGTGGTAAACACAAAATTTCCAATTACTAATTCCAACTCAAGAAGTGGCACACTTTTAAGAACTAAAACCTTCAATTGGTGTAAACTTTGtagaaaacaattaaatttcaatggTCATACAAATCTTTGGCTTAATTTTGAAGTACTTGAAGTTGTCGGCGTCATCAGACAATAAGTAGATAAGCAGTTGGGGCTAAATCAGAGACCAAATGTGATTATAGCCCACTCATTGTCAAAGATTTTCAAGTTAAAGATAATTAGTTAGCAATCTTATCGAAGCAAACAGTTGATGGACGGTTGGATGGTTGGATGAATAGTATAAATATAAGGCTAGAGCGTTGCAAATGGTTAGTCTAGTTCAAGTTCTAGTCAAAAGCATGATGAAGACATTTGTTATCCTATCGATATTGGTAGCTTTGGCCAGCGCCGAATTGCATCGTGTGTCAGTGCACAAAGAGCAGAATTTTATTAAGACACGTGAGAATGTGTTGGCCGAGAAGGCCTACCTGCGCACCAAATATCGTCTACCCACGACCAGAGCTGTGAATGAGGAGCAGCTGTCGAACTCATTGAATATGGCCTACTATGGTGCCATTAGCATTGGTACTCCAGCCCAGTCCTTTAAGGTGTTGTTCGATTCGGGTTCCTCGAATTTGTGGATTCCATCGAATACATGCCAGAGCACGGCTTGCCTATCCCACAACCAATACGACTCAAGTGCCAGTTCCACATATGTGGCCAATGGTGAAAGCTTCTCCATTCAATATGGCACTGGCAGTCTGACTGGCTATCTCTCCACGGATACAGTAGATGTCAATGGCCTGAAAATCGTGAGCCAAACCTTTGCCGAATCCACCAATGAGCCAGGAACCAATTTCAATAATGCCAACTTTGATGGCATTTTGGGTATGGCCTACAAGAGTCTGGCTGTGGACAGTGTCACGCCTCCTTTCTATAACATGGTATCCCAGAGTCTGGTCGACAGTTCCGTCTTCTCCTTCTACTTGGCTCGTGATGGTTCTGCCACCGATGGCGGTGAACTGATCTTTGGTGGTTCAGATGCTTCTCTTTACACCGGTGATTTGACCTATGTTCCCATCTCGGAGCAGGGTTATTGGCAATTCGAAATGACCAGCGCCTCATTCGATGGTTACACCTTGTGCGATGATTGTCAGGCTATTGCCGATACTGGCACCTCTCTGATTGTGGCTCCCTATGAGGCCTACGAAATTCTCAGCGAACTCCTCAATGTTGATGATGACGGTTTGGTCGACTGCTCAACCGTTAGCTCTTTGCCCGATCTTACCTTCAACATTGGCGGCACTGACTTCACTCTGAAACCCTCGGCCTACATCATTCAATCCGATGGCAATTGCATGTCAGCCTTTGAGTACATGGGCACCGATTTCTGGATTCTAGGTGATGTCTTCATTGGTCAGTATTACACTGAATTCGATTTGGGTAACAATCGCATTGGTTTTGCTCCAGTTGCCTAAACATGGCTGAATTTGAtctaaaatttttgtaaataaattatgCTTATACAAACTAATTATGTCGTGAATTTTACTATGATAAGAGAAATACCAAAAAGGCAATAAAATTAAGTAGACAATATCTACTTAATAGTATTAAGTAGATAAGTTTATATGAGGTTCCACATTTTCGTAATTCAATGCCATCAAAGTTGTTTACAAACAACTACTTAATCATGTTGTCTATGTTTTTAAAGAATATGCCAACTacttaaacagtttttttccAGCAAGAAATACATAATGATGACAAGTTCATATCATGACTAATGATGATTGGGCATCAAAAACTTAGGGATACTAGGCAGGTGCCGATTCAAGGTCTAAAATATAGATGCTTACGGACTtgaatttggtgactttaataTATCATCCTACCCTTTGGAAGCGAAATCTAATTAGaccaaattattttaatgtaattgtcTTAAATCTAAAACTGTGAAACTAACCTTGAATTGATAAGATTGGGccatatctatgtatataggtatatTATGTTTTAATGTCAGACAAGATAGATTAGTTAGCcaagatatgtacatatgtttagcaagatttaaatattaattaaatctAACCTGGAAGTGGGGAAGAGTTAGTGTCACCTTAAACTGTGTGAAAATAAAAGCACTTATTTTATTATGTACCTttaaccaatgaaaatattaaaatttaaatgacaaATACTTAGATTTATGTCAATTTAAATGTTATGTACTTGTGTTTCTCAAGTGTGTTTAACATTAATCGAGAAATGACAAATATTGCCTATACATGAGCACTTCCATCAGTGCTGAACGAGTATTCTAGTTATTTCAAACAGAACATCCTTCACATTCCTCCTTTTCCCCAATTCATAGTTAGAGATCGTAGGAGTCGATTCATTCATTTGTCCAGCTTGCTTGATGGCAAAACGTTGCATGTGGCAATGATGTGTATGTGTCCAGAGTGGTTGCTGATGTCAGAGAGATGCCATTGCtgttgtgtgtgttggtgCTAAACTTTCACAACTGTAAACACTACACAATGACAACTGCTTTTAAGGTGCAGGATACAGGTGAACGACGACAGGATGTGGAAGTGCAGCAAACAGCCAAGGGACAGACAGTATGATGACGTGGAAGGGAAGAATGGCTACTGTCAGCAAGTAGTTACTCGCAAATGACTTTGTGACATTCAACTGGTCGGAGAGGGGAAAAAGGAAAGAGCCGACGCCCTGCCTATGGAGCAGTTAATGAATCACCTAATGGAAAATGCTTTACCTGACTTCCGTTCTGTGGTTTCCCCTTACGCTTACTTACAATCCCAGGTTTAATCGATTTTTAATTCTTATCCTCCACATTGAGCGGGTTGTGTTTAAATCAAAGCAGCTTAAACTTTGTAAACTTTTTTCCTAATCAAACTGATTAAAGcaatttctatttaattttgcttgtttgtttctttcagAATCCGGTCGTACAATGATGACAAACAGATTTGCTTTCACCGCCCTGACCTTCTTACTCATGTGTCTGTTGGCCATTTCCAGCAATGAAGCAGCTCCCATGCCCAGGTAGTTGTAGAATAGTCCGGTCTAGAGGACAAACCTCTTAGCCAATTATGTATCCTAACACCCaaagacatacatacatgaacATATACATTCACTTAGACATAAACTAATTAATTTCTGCTACAAAAATtcgtataaaaatatttgccaaaaCCAATTACCCAAGCGCCtcgtatgtacatacacactaTGAGATGagaggtgtgtgtgtgtgtgtgtgtgtgtttcacATTTGGCTGGCATAAGGATAAAGACGAGTTTCACACTTCATTTTTCTGTCAACCTTATTTCTTCTTGCTCTTTTTGGcacatttcaatttcaaaaaaaaaaaattaattaacaaaatgtaAACGTTTGCtaaattgttataatttttatCAGTGTTTGAGAGCGTTAAGTAGACACTCGACGgtaattaaatttgtataaatttaaaaatatatgacATTCTTATTTAAGTGAAAGAATTAGGTAGGTAATATACAATTTGAGAAGgcatattataaaatatttcagaGTTATGAAGGACAATTTAAAGACATAGAGAGGGCGAGTAATatgtttacatatacatacatgtgaacgaattaaattcaaacgAACAAAATAAATTAGTTTATGAGTTATACAAGTGTTTAGAATAGTGTTTAATGTATTTAGTATTCTGAAATGATTTTCAGTTTGCTGGTTCGCCTTTTTACTTCAGTTTATGCTGGATTTCTTATTACTAATAATAAAGTAAGAGGAGAGAAGGTTTACAAATCACATTACTTATAGAGCACTAGCTGATAGGTTTTTACCTTATTCTTATCCTTAGCTTACTGAGATTGCACAGATAGGATGTGAAATAGAATAGATTCTGATGTAACTATTCAGGTGATAAATATAATATGTTTAGAAAGAACAAgttggaaaaaatattttgaataagatttaaaaattgaatttttccaACATGAAGTCCCGCTTAACTGAGCAAATTTGTCTATCTTTTTAAGTTTGAAACTTGTATCTCTATAATAGGCACTTCAATTTAATGAAagtatattttgttgtataaaaaacaaaagtatttgtcattgtttaattatgatttaattaattatttttttttctcaactGAATTGGTTTGATAACTAAAACTATTAAGCAATAGTATATAAAGCAATAAGTAACTTAAATAATAACAGAGTCTTTCTGAATATTCATTTTAACATTTCATTACATGCTTTATATCCTTGATTATCACATTAAGTTAAAGCTGCtagtacatatgtacatattagaGTTTACTATTCAGTTAATTGTACTTCGATGTTTTAGAATCAGGTTGTTTATAATGCTAGTAAAATAGAAGTCATTTGGAGCCAAATCTATATGGCGTATGAGTTATAAATTGGATATTTTGCCTAAAAAATCACCTATTGAACATATGTGAGAGCTCGCATTGTCCTGATGGAAAATATTCTTAGACATTGGCGATTTAGTGCATATTTCCACAGACATCCGGAAAAACAGTGAACACATGATCCAGCCTTTCAAAAGAAAAGACAGGCGTCCATTTTCTTCGAATTATATTGTGCTTAAAGAACTCATgttgaaacacacacactgtcgattgctgttgctgttgagtTTCCATATTGCATTAGTATTGTCAATTTACCAAATATAAATAGCAAGGCTCGTAGGAGTATAAAAATGAGGCCCATATTTTTAAAGGTTTATTAATTTATACATCCAGAAAAACTGCGTTTAAGAAACTTCAACAATTTGTACCTTTGTCTAAGATTAAGATTGACACCGCGTCACATACAAATTACTCATACGCAAGGTGAACTCACTTTTATTAAAATGCTATTAATGAAAGTTCAATATTATCTTTATAAAGAAATTCAAATTAGATAAAAATAATGTATAGGCAATAGGCGATATTTTACACagaataaatttatttttttattaagtaTTAATACCAGACCTTAACACAAAATAAGAGCAGTTACTAGTTACAAGACCTTCCACTCCAGAACAAATTATAGTTATGtcatatattaaaatatgataaaatatgatttttaagaattaaaccaaaatttatatatattttctcaCCTAAAAAACAGttaaaaatttagaaaatttagaaCAGGGTATTCTTAAATATTCAGTTGTTAGAGACACAGTTTTCTTCTAATATCCCACAACTAGGTTAAAGCACCCATTATATATGCATTCTAGTATCCATTTAGTTAAACTGTCTCCTTTGGGGAATGAAATCTTGTGTCTATGCTAATGGGGGCTAAGCTTAACTAATTTGCAATTGCTGAAATGGAAAATGTCACATACATTTGACATTTACATGGCAGTCAATTGAAGGAACCttatgcaaatgaaatgaaaatgagaaaaacaaaatggtgGCAACAATTTTTTGACTGACCTAAAAGTAATTAGATGTCTATGTCCTGTCCTGTAGTTATTGTCGAAGATTTTCTATAAGAGATTGGGTGGAAAATTTATATCTAATTTTCCATTTGGTTGACTCTCTTCAATCACAGTCAGAGCAATGGCGGCGGCGGAGGCTATGGTGGTGGCTATGGCGGCAATGAGCTAGAGGAGGTACCCGATGACCTTTTGATGGAATTGATGACACGCTTTGGACGCACCATAATACGGGCACGCAACGACTTGGAGAAGTGAGTGTCTCGGAAATAGATAAGAAAAAGGTATTATCTACATACATTCGCTCTCTCTGCTTTCAGTTCGAAACGCACTGTGGACTTTGGTTTAGCCCGAGGCTATTCCGGAACTCAAGAGGCGAAACATCGCATGGGTTTGGCTGCGGCCAATTTTCCCGGTGGGCCCGGACGAAGGCGACGTTCTGAGACTGATGTCTAAATCAAACGATAATGATGTCGAAACgaattatgaaaaaaaattatgaaattacCAACATATTTTCCAATttccaatttcattttaaagaaaagaaaaacaaaaatctttttttgtcttgataaaatgaattttatgTTCCTTAATGGTATTTTTTCCTCAACTTgcaattagttttattttttgttatgcattgtatatgtatatatatatatatatataattattaattcgGCAAACGTATTCGTATGTGaatgttaaaatatttaatgaaaaatcaaactctatatatatatatacatatatgctatGTACCAAGTTCAAATCGGATTGAAAGATAAAGAATATATCTacaaatgagaaaaaaaaaaacaaaataaaaacgttAAACTGTTGCTCCAATAAATGTTGAAAGTTTATGCACATTTGATCAATTTTATACAAGCTCATGTTCccgtctctctctcactcgctcGTCTTAATGtttataaaacaaagaaaaattgcaaaatctaaaaaaaaaattccaaaaaaaaacgaaaaaaatcaaatttaattgcaaaaaatattcaattgtaagaagtaaaaacaaaaaacaaaaaaatggcgCAAAAAATCTTTAACTAGGTATGTCTTACATAATGCAAATATCTACtccaaaatacacaaaaaatcgtaaatataaacaaaagaacatttttggccccattttaaaattgaatttattattataacatttcttattaacacaaaaaaaccaaTAGAATCTCAAACgaaaacaaacatacatataatcttttttgtttcaaaactatttaattctttttgtttttgagtttACTACAAGCGATTTTGAAATATTGTAAATAATATTATATGAttacacacccacacaaacaaaacacgTACAACTATTGCGATATATGTTATATGgaaaattacatacatacatatatatatgtattaattaTATTGTGTCTATGGAATGAAactacataaatatatatatatatacatacatatataactctatatacaaaaaaaaatgtcataaaaaggacaagaataaataaaaaatttacatttagagAAAATCTAACACAATTTGGGCGAACATTTTTGGGTATAACTGTTAAAGCAAGATGAAATGTTTTATACCTTTGCAAAGATGAAGATTTTTAAGAAGTTTTTAACGCAAGAAATGGAAGCATCTCTAATTATTTTAATCAGAATCAACCAGAAAGGATTTTAAAaggttattttatttatttctgtctataaataattataataataattgga is drawn from Drosophila willistoni isolate 14030-0811.24 chromosome 2R unlocalized genomic scaffold, UCI_dwil_1.1 Seg167, whole genome shotgun sequence and contains these coding sequences:
- the LOC6643831 gene encoding lysosomal aspartic protease; its protein translation is MMKTFVILSILVALASAELHRVSVHKEQNFIKTRENVLAEKAYLRTKYRLPTTRAVNEEQLSNSLNMAYYGAISIGTPAQSFKVLFDSGSSNLWIPSNTCQSTACLSHNQYDSSASSTYVANGESFSIQYGTGSLTGYLSTDTVDVNGLKIVSQTFAESTNEPGTNFNNANFDGILGMAYKSLAVDSVTPPFYNMVSQSLVDSSVFSFYLARDGSATDGGELIFGGSDASLYTGDLTYVPISEQGYWQFEMTSASFDGYTLCDDCQAIADTGTSLIVAPYEAYEILSELLNVDDDGLVDCSTVSSLPDLTFNIGGTDFTLKPSAYIIQSDGNCMSAFEYMGTDFWILGDVFIGQYYTEFDLGNNRIGFAPVA
- the LOC6643832 gene encoding diuretic hormone class 2 — its product is MMTNRFAFTALTFLLMCLLAISSNEAAPMPRYQSNGGGGGYGGGYGGNELEEVPDDLLMELMTRFGRTIIRARNDLENSKRTVDFGLARGYSGTQEAKHRMGLAAANFPGGPGRRRRSETDV